Genomic DNA from Lagenorhynchus albirostris chromosome 20, mLagAlb1.1, whole genome shotgun sequence:
TCTCTCTACTGACCCTTCTTTCTGAGCTCTGGTTTGCCTTTCTTGACTGTGGCCATCACCATGTCACCCACACCAGCAGCAGGAAGTCTATTCAGTCGTCCCTTGATCCCCTTCACAGAGATGATATACAGATTTTTGGCTCCTATACAAGgaagtaaacaacaacaaaacgttTTTCTTGAGAGCCTGTTAGGCAGTTCTGCATTTCTCCAACACCTCCAAGGcctccccctccacacacactccCAAGAAGTTAGTCCTCCCCCAGGTGGAACACCTTGTCACACCACCGATTGAAGCAAAACAACACAACACGCTGCCGCTTCACCCAAAAGCGGTGTTTTCACTCTGCCCTTTCTTGACGGCTCAGTGGGTCATTAGCAAAAGGCCCACTGAGTGCTTTTAAAAGGGGCAGTTTGGCAGAGTGCAGCCGAAGGTTTCACCTGTGTTGTCAGCACAGTTGATCACGGCTCCAACCGGAAGACCCAAGGAAATCCGGAATTTCGCACCAGAGGACCCACCACGTCCTGTAAGTAAGAAGGGAATCAGGAGAGGTCCCTTCACATTCTTAAGCTATATAATCATTCGCATGTGCTTCGGGGAGCGGTACACCGTAGTTTCGCTCTTTCTAGGACTCCTTATCCGCTCCCCATGTGCCACCCAGTTCTCAAGGCAAATAGCCAATTCCTCACTCTTAGCACGTTACATTGAGATTAAGGGACCTGGACGACTCAATTCTCGATCCAACTTTTGCACCACGTAGTTCTTCCTACAAGGCGGGAGACCGCACAAATCGCCCACTCTGGGGATTAAGCCAGTCTAACTCCAACCCCATTACTGAAGCGCTAGGCGCGGAGTGAACCCGCGGGATTCAGCCAAGAATCACGACTGGATCCTGCGAACTCAACCCTCCAGGCCCTCCCGTCACTTTCGGGGGCTCTCCCGGTGCTCTCGCGgtgtccctcccctccctctccggCCCGGAGCAGAGCAAAACGTCCCAGCTGTCCATGGCCGCCGTTCCCGGCGAGGCCAGCAGCCACCTCGCGACAGATGGCGAAGGATCTCCCAAGGCCAAAAATTACCTCGCTTCGACATCTTGAACGCCGGAAAGTGACAAAAAGGAAGTGGGGATAAAGGCCACAGAGATCTCAACCCAACGCCCCGCCCAACATGGTCACGTGACCCGGTGCTCGTTCAATCCGCCTCTCTTCCCCAGGGCGCGGTCTTATTACGTCACAAATCCTGGACATAGCGTAGAACTCTTGCTGTGAAGTGGGCGGAGGAGTGGTTGAGGGCTGCAG
This window encodes:
- the RPL23 gene encoding large ribosomal subunit protein uL14, whose protein sequence is MSKRGRGGSSGAKFRISLGLPVGAVINCADNTGAKNLYIISVKGIKGRLNRLPAAGVGDMVMATVKKGKPELRKKVHPAVVIRQRKSYRRKDGVFLYFEDNAGVIVNNKGEMKGSAITGPVAKECADLWPRIASNAGSIA